Genomic window (Rosa chinensis cultivar Old Blush chromosome 6, RchiOBHm-V2, whole genome shotgun sequence):
TGTGGTAAAATGTTGGATAGGATTACCATTGTAGTGGTTAGAAGCAGCTTGAGAAAATTTTATGAAAACGTTAATGTTTAAGCCACATAGCTTCCAACTTAAAAGGTCTTTTAAACCGGATAGGATTAGAGTCAGAAGACCAACAAATGAGACCATGATCAAAATACACTAGAGGGATTGCACTAAAAAGTtatgattaaatactgtttagttcatgaacttttattgaaaaaaaacacTTTAGTCCATGTCCTTCTAATTTTACATTTTAATCCTTGTACTCttaattttggaccaataggtccgtTCTGTTAACTTTCTATTAAATTGTGCCGTTAAATAGCTAATGTGGCTAATTCTAAAAGTAAATACCTATTATACCCCTACtatatctcaaaaaaaaataaaaaaaaataaaactatgtttaaggatatctctatttgtgtttcgcccaaactctaggttacttgacttagtggtaatagggtttaattagaagaatctagagattatctttctttgtataattcagactctatgcattgtaatcctctatataaagaagcccctattatcaatgagaacacacagcaaatttctctcaatttctgactccctaaaacacgttatcagcacgaagccctaaccctgaaacctaatattcgtagccttcaaatcacagaaacctccgccgcccaccttgaagctctcacctccaaaagcccagaaccggcggcagtGTCCCCAAAACCTGTCGGAAAATACCCGAACCGGCCCCCAGAAATACTGATATCCTCTCTGCCGGGTTCGAAGCCTTCCTTCCTGCCTACTGCTACCAAACTCCACCAGCAGCTGAAGCCTGACCCCAGATCACCGGAGCTGAAAAATCACCACCGGAACTAGCCTAGAACCACACGAACCGGCCGCCTGAAGTAACTGCACCACCGAACCGCCGCCTGCATCCTCTGCCTCTGCTTCAGTCAACCCTAGGGCCAGAAGCAGAAGCGGATCCACCAAGCGCAAGCCCAGAAGCAGGCCCACTGACATCAGCGTCCAGTCAGCCCTCTGACGTCAGCAGCCTACATCAGCATCAgacagccacgtcagcaaccggGCGCCACATCAACACCAGCGGTCGGCTCCTGTCAACACTCTGGTCAACGACCGGTCAACGTCGGTCAACCTTTTTTCGGCAACTTTCCaaccacttttccggccatctacAATAACTTTTTCCCGTCAAgaatttccgaccacttttcaaggtaaatattttctaaaagttcccgttttttaagtttttttttcaatttcttcttcttttctcggggacttccaacatcccttcttctaccccccctttcttctttcaaggggagaccaatagccgaactgtgggggttcgtgctcactccaagcttggagcttgtagagtcctccaaacttagagtttgttgagaagaaaaatgatcgaccacatacatcattgtttcgatctaatccaaaacccctcttagACTCAgatttttcttggaagcgactacgctcagaaaatccctaatttcttagaagcgactacgctcagaaatttaatagtttttcggtggtagcctttttcgctccgaaactaaccctaatcttgtgttgtttttcaggatgagttacctgaacaagttgaactttgttccactagagacaactagcacgggataccataggtgggtccgagatgtgcgccaacatcttaaggctgatggacttctggaagccatccaagagcctagtcagaacgtgctctccattgagcaagctactgcttttgaagcaaatcaagctaaagccatcattctcatgacaaggcacatgaatgacgcgctccaaagtgaatacctcaatgaggaagacccaagaaagctatgggtagaacttgagcaacAATTTGGCAaagttcgtgactccctgcttcctgatttagaagtgcgatggcatagcctccgcttttgtgatttcaagtctgtgcttgattataactcgaaagctcttcgtatcaagtctctgatggagttttgtggccaagccataactgatactatgttgatcgagaagactctctctaccttccccgtctctgccctaatgatttcaaagaattatcggattgatgtgaaagcaggacgtatcacaaggtttcatgagcttattggcgccatgaacgtagctgaaaagcacgacaacatacttgtgaagaactataacgctagacccgtgggaaccaagtctattccggagtttAACTAtggtcgcgcccccaagggaggacgcaaggggcgaaaccctaagagtagggacaattctggacgttctggtccatattctcgccctaaagaggaaggaaattgccaagagaggcgtgcacggaaccgtggaggtcaacgtgtgaagagagagaggcggagcctccggctatggtggtgacgccaccaagagtaatagtcgtccaaatcatgcatgcaccaaaagcatctcgatcaagggaggctgaccataaagatgtttgtcttcgatgtggatcaagtggacattgggcaaagaagtgtaccatcccagaacgttgcaaatgcatacaagatgtatcgtgaagcaagggaggcaaattacatggaacaagaaaatcaagatggagatctcgatctaaaggtggaagactacaaggatcaagacccagaaactggcaattttgattaagtctttttattttctaagagatgtaggcaattgccatattacttttgtagtagatgccaatgatattagtctttcttcaaagcaGGCGTACTCAAtataaatgtgatgtctaggaagcttttgagataagtggtacttaagcaagctttgctccaccgacatctctctactcacctggtcacatttacattggaattaccagaagaagttagacgactaccattgttttacattatctagtttattggattagattttctttggttaaagaaacgatgatgtaattccgtttggcttattaataaaagttgagttcttttctttatgagtcctttttaattacgagcttttcttttaggaatggatgaacttcaatgtcttgcggatagtgcgactacgcacaccattattcttagagatgttgcctacatatttctctgtgactacgatggctgggccatcaagtttagttcaaggacatggaatggcccaattccttttgcccaatggcaccttgattaaagtcactgaagctctctacgctcctatggcaaatcgaaccttattaagctttaaagatataagagccaatggattCTATGCTgaaacgcatagtgagaacggaatagaattcctttgcattacctctaatgattgcggacgaaagcgcatcttagagaagcttatgtgtcaatctagtggactttatgtaacaacaattcgaccaattgaatccaataatgacattagagaagatctcttagattcagacagatattggctttggcatgaccaactaggacatcctggtcatgatatgatgctccgtatacttaaGACTTCATATGGGCATcctttcttcagagtgagaagaagcaagaatcaaaaattgattccaggacttagcaagaccgcaaaaattgcagcttctggcACTGCTACTGTCTTGGGCCGCCGAAAGGCCACCCCTATCCCAAGTGATgacgccataaatggcgccaaccatgagcataacgccatggttgctcctcctagtggccatgacgccacacaaacctatttccatggctctaacgctATAATGgaagatgtagtcacacactttgcttctaatagcgctacagacgctccgtcccaaccaaaatcctcattggttgcttctaaggcccctcgctcgttttgcaaagtttgttccttcgggaaattaggaccgagaccgtcctatgcaaaggatcctaaaatactcattccgttcttacagagaatccaaggagatatctgtggaccaattcaaccatcatgcggaccttttaaatattttatggtattggttgatgcatcgacacgctggtcacatgtctcgatgttgtccactcgaaatgctgcttatgctaaactcctcgcccaaattatccgtctacgggctcactaccctgaccatcttattaagtcaattcgacttgataatgctggggagtttacatcgaaaacgttcgatgactattgcatgtcactggggattgatgtagaacatccagttccccatgttcataccaaaaatggtctcgcagaagctgctatcaaacgactacaaatgatagcacggactTGGGggtatgcaatattgcatgcagcgacactaattcgtctatgacccactgcaacccaatcttactctgcattacatctagtgactgggtacgagcctgatatctagcatttacgcatttttgggtgtgccatctatgtgcctattacgccaccacaacgtactaagatgggtccacaacgacgaatgggcatctatgttggctatgaatctccaaccattgtccgctatcttgaacccttgacaggcgatctctttaccgctagatttgcggattgtcactttgatgagacagtcttcccatcgttaggggaagataagaacacaaatgttcaacaggaatgacaggaattgtcgtggtctgtccccactatgtctcatctcgatccccgtaccacatagtccgaacttgaagtgcgaagaataatcgagctccagaacgtagcagacactctgcctgatgcgttttctgatgttgccaaagtaacgagatcacacatacctgctgcaaacatgcctgcaaggatcgatgtcccaaatactggacatcacacCACTCCTGTGACATCAGGAGATGGCGTCATTGCCCAGCATgacaatgatgtggcatctatggccgcaggtcccacAAGGAAGCGCGAtggaccaattggttcgaatgatactcgccctagaaagaaagtGAATGAGGTACAaacaaatcatttgatcatcgatactcaaaatccgttccatgagaatgttccggattatggttatgtccaagagacatcattgggggatgcccgaatgtcagaacctatccatgagaacgtagagatctctgtaaattacactagtgtacatgggacgtgggaaagaaacttcatcatcattgatgatgtattcgcgtattcagtggcgcgtgagattattaagaccgatgacatcgaaccacgctctgttgatgaatgccaacgtagagctgattggccaaaatggaaagatgcgatccagacagaacttgattctctagcgaaaagaaaggtatttggcaaagttgtaccaataccgcccaacaccaaaccagttggtcacaaatgggtattagttagaaagcgtaatgagaaaaaagagattgtaagatacaaagctcaccttgtggcgcaaggcttctcaaaacgccctggaatcgactacgaggagacctattctcttgtaatggacatcatttggtagtttctgaaaaactgaacatgtagcttatggatgtggttactgcgtatctatgtggggatctagatacggaaatatacatgaagattccagatggaattcagttacccaaatcaagtggctctaaaccacagagcgcgtttgcgatttgattaaaatgctcactatatagattgaaacaattcggacagatgtggtataaccgtctaagtgactacttgattggaaagggatatgtcaacaatgaactatgcccatgtgtgttcataaaaaggacaagttccggatttacaatagtagcggtttatgttgctgacatgaacataattggcacccttaaagagttaagggaaatcgctgaacacttgaaatctgagtttgagatgaaagatcttgggaaaacacggttttgcctcggtttagaacttgagcaccgtaaagatggtatcttgattcatcaattagcttatacccaaaagatgcttaggcgtttcaacactgacaagattaagccttcaagcaccccccccccccccaatggtcgtccgtagtcttgatccaaagaaggatccattccgtccaaaaggtgacgacgaagaagtgctagaggcagaagtgccctatctaagtgcaataggcgcattgttgtacttagcacaatgcacaagaccggatatcttaTTCACTGTGAacatgctagctagatatagctctgcgccaacaagacgccattggactggtgttaaagatatctttcaatacctaagtggtaaaatcgatatgggcttgttctatccttacagagaaaagatggattcggacccatctagTGTCAAGGACGCCACATATGGTGGACCGCATTCCCTCTTCCCACCCCAAAACGAtgtaagtgttttggaaggttttgctgatgctgggtacctctctgacccacacaaaggtcgctctcaaactggttatgttttcaccatgggaaagactgcgatatcttagaggtctacaaagcagaccttagtcgttACCTCTTCGAATTatacagagattattgctcttcacgaagcagttcgtgaatgtatatggcttcgatctaAAGAGATTTGATAGTGTGAATAATATGTAATCACTTCAATTCATTCAGAATGATTTACAACGTTTTATGCAACAAAGATGCTAATTCTATCCATAATTATAGGACTAACTATAGTAATACAAATCTCTTAATTAACTTGTGATGGTACAGAAGATCCCAATATCGAAGACTCCAGATCATATGAGATTCCTTTCctcaatactccccctcaagttagAGTGTATGTTaattacacccaacttgctcaatAGTGCTGAAAATTGCTTCGAACCCAGCGGCTTGGTGAACAAGTCAACTGGTTGTTCCTTTGTTCGAATATGCATGGTTTTGACTAGCCCCCTCTGTACTTTTTCCAGCACAACATGGCAATCTATCTCAATATGCTTTGTGCGTTCGTGAAAGACGGGATTTGATGCTATATGAATGGCAGCCTGATTATCATAGAACAATTTAACTGCATGTGCATGTTTAACATTCAAATCTCTTAATAAACTTTGAAGCCACGTAATCTCACAGCATGTTGTTGCCATAGATCTGTACTCCGCTTCTGCACTAGAACGAGACACTGTTCCttgcttttttgttttccatGAGATGGGTGCGTTGCCGAAGAAAATACAGTAGCCAGTAGTTGATCTTCTTGTGTCCTTGCAACGTGCCCAATCTACATCACAATACGACTTGATCTCTAATTGTCCGGTGAAAGGCAAAAGTATTCCTTGTCCTGGTGTCTGCTTAACATATCTCAACACCTTGTAAGCTGCATCTAGATGAGGTTGTCTAGGGTTATCCATAAATTGACTTAGGATATGTACAGCATACACGAGGTCTGGTCTCTTGACTGTGAGGTATATGAGCCTTCCAACTAATCTGCGATACTGAGAGGCATCCTTTAAAACGACCCCTTCACCTTGCGTTAGCACCAAGTTCTGATCAATTGGGAATCGAGATGGTTTAGCGCCTAGGAAGCCTGCATCTTCAAGGACCTCTAATGCATACTTTCGTTGGCATAAAACAATGCCTTGCTTGGACCTTGCCACCTCTATTCCAAGGAAGTACCTTAACTGACCCATATCTTTGAGCTTGAAATGACTCGCAAGGAAGTGCTTTGTCTCCATGATGTCTTGTAAGTTATTTCCTGCCAGTATAACATCGTCAACATAGACTAGCAAGGATGTGAATCTACCTTAAGTGTGTCGGACGAAGAGTGAGTAATCAGACCAAGACTGATTGAATCCGGCAGCCTTGAGAGCACCAGAAAGTTTCAAAAACCACTGCCTCGATGCTTGCTTGATTTGTGTAACTTGCAAACTCTATTCTCCCCCTTTCGTCAGAAACCAGGAGGCAACTTCATGTACACATCTTCATAGAGGTCACCGTTAAGGTAcccatgttcgaagcaattgtggtttgaagtctaccacagatgagccaacgagcatttatgaggataatgctgcttgcattgaacaaatgaagcaaggctacatcaaaggcgacaacaccaagcacatatcgcccaaattcttctataatcagcaacaacagaagctcctcaagatcaaagtgaaccaggttcgatctgaggacaatgaggcagacttgtttactaagtcattgcccaaatccaagttcgagaaacatgtggcaagaattggcttgcggaaattatctgaactcctatgatcgtagtcatcagggggaggcataaACATCAAGGGgggatgtctacatgttcgtctcgaatcgtgaagggtgtgttgtgctctttttccccttcgaccgaggttatttttttcccattgggtttttgttactcgacaaggtttttaacgaggcaacaagagaaacaccgcgtttggacaacacaagggggaaagtttaaggatatctctatttgtgtttggcccaaactctaggttacttgacctagtggtaatagggtttaattagaagaatctagagattatctttccttgtatgattcagactctatgcattgtaatcctctatataaagagacccttattatcaatgagaacacacagcaaatttctctcaatttctgactcCCTAAAACAAACTATCTTTTGTTCATTTGTCAAATCAAAAACTCATCATCTTCTCTTCTTTTGCAAAATTTGCTTTCCTCCAAACCCAAATTCTGCATTTAAATCCAAATGAAACCTTAAATAAAGctttgatcaatttcatatTCAAATCACAATCTGAAACCATGAAACATGAATCAAGCCCGATCCTCTTCACTAATTGAGCTCTTATTTCACCTAAATCGTTCCTCGACAACTGTTGGTTGCATTTCTCAACAAACAGATCCACATACACCATCCACAATAATCTAAAAATCCCCCAGTAACCTCCGAATTATTGTTACTTCTGTTttgaagaaaaaccaaaacttGCACTCCCCCATATCATTCATTGCAAATCAATTCTCAACACTGTGCATATCATACCAAACAGAGCCATAAtccaaaaaccccaaatctcATCTCCTCAATCCTAAGACCCTAACGATCAAACCCACTACACACCTTGCTCAATTCATTGAAAGccaatacaaataaaaaaaccCAACCTCCACCTGATCCCGACCTGCTTCCCCTCCATCCCCAACCTCGATATCTCATTCCTCTCGCCGTGGGGCCATGTGCTGCTTTCGCCCTCCGCCTCTTCCACCAGCTCTGGCGAAAAGTCCAATCTCGGCGACTTGGAATTCCGATAGCCATGGCCGGTTGCAATTCGATCATGGGTACCGATAGCTGGTGGAATTGAACTGGGTCTGAAGGGGGTTTAAGGGTGAGAGGGAAATGAATGGATGAGAGAATACCTCTTTTGACGACATAGTAAGTATCCTCTGCAGCAACTATGAAAACACCGATCTAAACCAAACAACACaaatcaaaaacccagaaaaacaaaaagggacATTTATATTCGgggggaaagaagaaagagaaaacatACAGTTGAGCTTTTCAACAAAGCATCAGCGATGTCATTCAGCAATGGACTAACCAGGTCTATTGCCCTGTCATCCTTTGGCCGAGTCATCTTTTTCTTCAACTTACTCTCTGAGACTCGGGTTTTGCTGTAACGCTTTAGAACGAGTTTCATTG
Coding sequences:
- the LOC112171028 gene encoding uncharacterized mitochondrial protein AtMg00810-like, translating into MKLVLKRYSKTRVSESKLKKKMTRPKDDRAIDLVSPLLNDIADALLKSSTIGVFIVAAEDTYYVVKRGNNLQDIMETKHFLASHFKLKDMGQLRYFLGIEVARSKQGIVLCQRKYALEVLEDAGFLGAKPSRFPIDQNLVLTQGEGVVLKDASQYRRLVGRLIYLTVKRPDLVYAVHILSQFMDNPRQPHLDAAYKVLRYVKQTPGQGILLPFTGQLEIKSYCDVDWARCKDTRRSTTGYCIFFGNAPISWKTKKQGTVSRSSAEAEYRSMATTCCEITWLQSLLRDLNVKHAHAVKLFYDNQAAIHIASNPVFHERTKHIEIDCHVVLEKVQRGLVKTMHIRTKEQPVDLFTKPLGSKQFSALLSKLGVINIHSNLRGSIEERNLI